Within Brassica napus cultivar Da-Ae unplaced genomic scaffold, Da-Ae ScsIHWf_1059;HRSCAF=1494, whole genome shotgun sequence, the genomic segment TGGATGTTGTCTGTTTACATGATCCCATATCAATGTGtcattgttttcttctttaaGACCTGGTGATTGGATCTGGATCTGTTTTTTTCTGTATTTGCTTGCATCCATTTGATGCTGTAAcgttgtttttgttgttgttacaggtatttcattttaaaatggCTACTACATATAAGCCCAAGAACATTCTCATAACTGGAGCTGCTGGATTTATTGCTTCTCATGTTGCCAACAGACTAATCCGTAGCTATCCAGATTACAAGATCGTTGTCTTGGACAAGCTTGATTACTGTTCAGATCTCAAGAATCTCAACCCTTCGCATTCTTCTCCAAACTTTAAGTTTGTCAAAGGAGATATCGCTAGTGATGACCTCGTTAGCTACCTTCTCATCACTGAAAACATCGATACCATCATGCACTTTGCTGCTCAAACCCATGTTGACAACTCCTTCGGTAACAGCTTTGAATTTACCAAGAACAATATATACGGTACTCATGTTCTTCTTGAAGCCTGTAAAGTAACAGGACAGATCAGGAGGTTTATCCATGTGAGTACCGATGAAGTCTATGGAGAAACAGATGAGGATGCTGCtgttggaaaccatgaagcttCTCAGCTTTTACCGACGAATCCATACTCAGCTACTAAGGCTGGTGCTGAGATGCTTGTGATGGCTTATGGTCGATCATATGGATTGCCTGTTATCACTACCCGTGGGAACAATGTTTATGGGCCTAACCAGTTTCCTGAGAAAATGATTCCTAAGTTCATGTTGTTAGCTATGAGTGGTAAGCCACTTCCGATCCATGGAGATGGATCTAACGTCAGGAGTTACTTGTACTGTGAAGACGTAGCTGAAGCCTTTGAGGTTGTTCTTCACAAAGGAGAAGTTGGTCACGTGTACAACATCggaacaaagagagaaagaagagtgaTTGATGTGGCGAGAGACATCTGCAAACTTCTAGGGAAAGATCCTGAATCAAGCATTCAGTTTGTGGAGAATCGACCTTTTAATGATCAGAGGTACTTCCTTGATGATCAGAAGCTGAAGAATCTGGGTTGGTCGGAGAGAACCGGGTGGGAAGATGGGTTGAAGAAGACAATGGAATGGTACACTCAGAACCCTGAGTGGTGGGGTGATGTCTCTGGAGCTTTGCTTCCTCATCCGAGGATGCTTATGATGCCTGGTGGAAGACTCTCGGATGTTTCTGATGAGAAGAAAGACGCGTCGAGCAACACCGTTCAGACATTCACGGTCGTAACACCTAACAACAAGACTGCTGGTTCTAATGACAAAGCCTCGTTAAAGTTTTTGATCTATGGTAAGACTGGGTGGATCGGTGGTCTTCTAGGGAAACTATGTGAGAAGCAAGGGATTACATATGAGTATGGGAAAGGACGTTTGGAGGACAGAGCTTCTCTTATTGCTGATATTCGTAGCATCAAGCCGACTCATGTGTTTAACGCTGCTGGTTTGACCGGGAGACCTAACGTTGACTGGTGTGAATCTCACAAAGCCGAGACCATTCGTGTCAATGTCGCTGGTACGTTGACTCTTGCAGATGTTTGTAGAGAGAGTGGTCTCTTGATGATGAATTTCGCCACCGGTTGCATCTTTGAGTACGATGCTGCACATCCTGAGGGTTCTGGTCTTGGCTTCAAGGAGGAAGACAAGCCCAACTTCACTGGTTCTTTCTACTCCAAAACCAAAGCCATGGTAAtgttctttatttataactcaTAACACTCTTTCATTACCAAGAAGTGACtctgttttgtttcttcttctggtCACCAGGTCGAGGAGCTTTTGAGAGAGTTTGACAATGTATGTACTTTGAGAGTCCGGATGCCAATCTCATCAGACCTAAAAAACCCACGAAACTTCATCACCAAGATATCACGCTACAACAAAGTGGTGAACATCCCGAACAGCATGACCATACTAGATGAGCTACTTCCAATCTCCATCGAGATGGCAAAGAGAAACCTGAGAGGGATA encodes:
- the LOC125595414 gene encoding trifunctional UDP-glucose 4,6-dehydratase/UDP-4-keto-6-deoxy-D-glucose 3,5-epimerase/UDP-4-keto-L-rhamnose-reductase RHM2-like — its product is MATTYKPKNILITGAAGFIASHVANRLIRSYPDYKIVVLDKLDYCSDLKNLNPSHSSPNFKFVKGDIASDDLVSYLLITENIDTIMHFAAQTHVDNSFGNSFEFTKNNIYGTHVLLEACKVTGQIRRFIHVSTDEVYGETDEDAAVGNHEASQLLPTNPYSATKAGAEMLVMAYGRSYGLPVITTRGNNVYGPNQFPEKMIPKFMLLAMSGKPLPIHGDGSNVRSYLYCEDVAEAFEVVLHKGEVGHVYNIGTKRERRVIDVARDICKLLGKDPESSIQFVENRPFNDQRYFLDDQKLKNLGWSERTGWEDGLKKTMEWYTQNPEWWGDVSGALLPHPRMLMMPGGRLSDVSDEKKDASSNTVQTFTVVTPNNKTAGSNDKASLKFLIYGKTGWIGGLLGKLCEKQGITYEYGKGRLEDRASLIADIRSIKPTHVFNAAGLTGRPNVDWCESHKAETIRVNVAGTLTLADVCRESGLLMMNFATGCIFEYDAAHPEGSGLGFKEEDKPNFTGSFYSKTKAMVEELLREFDNVCTLRVRMPISSDLKNPRNFITKISRYNKVVNIPNSMTILDELLPISIEMAKRNLRGIWNFTNPGVVSHNEILEMYKSYIEPGFKWSNFTVEEQAKVIVAPRSNNEMDGAKLSKEFPEMLPIKEALIKYVFGPNKRT